Proteins found in one Nocardia brasiliensis ATCC 700358 genomic segment:
- the pafA gene encoding Pup--protein ligase: MQRRIMGIETEFGVTCTFHGHRRLSPDEVARYLFRRVVSWGRSSNVFLRNGARLYLDVGSHPEYATAECDSLHQLVTHDRAGERVLEELLIDAEQRLAEEGIGGDIYLFKNNTDSAGNSYGCHENFLVVRAGEFSRISDVLLPFLVTRQLICGAGKILQTPKAATFCLSQRAEHIWEGVSSATTRSRPIINTRDEPHADAEKYRRLHVIVGDSNMAETTTMLKVGTAALVLEMIEAGVSFRDFALDNPIRAIREVSHDLTGRRPVRLAGGRQASALDIQREYYARAVEHLRNRDRDPQIDQVVDLWGRTLDAVEAQDFAKVDTEIDWVIKRKLFQRYQDRYSMELSDPKIAQLDLAYHDIKRGRGVFDLLQRKGLAKRITEDEAVDAAVDTPPQTTRAKLRGDFITAAQEAGRDFTVDWVHLKLNDQAQRTVLCKDPFRSVDERVDRLIASM, from the coding sequence GTGCAGCGACGAATCATGGGGATCGAGACCGAGTTCGGTGTGACATGCACCTTCCACGGTCACCGTCGGCTGTCCCCCGACGAGGTGGCCCGGTATCTTTTCCGCCGGGTGGTGTCCTGGGGCCGTAGCTCGAACGTGTTCCTCCGCAACGGTGCTCGGCTCTACTTGGATGTCGGGTCCCATCCGGAGTACGCGACTGCCGAATGCGACAGCCTGCACCAATTGGTGACCCACGACCGAGCAGGCGAGCGGGTCCTCGAAGAGTTGTTGATCGACGCCGAGCAGCGGCTCGCCGAAGAAGGCATCGGCGGCGACATCTACTTGTTCAAGAACAACACCGATTCCGCGGGCAACTCCTACGGCTGCCACGAGAACTTCCTCGTGGTGCGGGCCGGCGAGTTCTCCAGGATCTCCGATGTGCTGCTGCCGTTCCTGGTCACCCGCCAGTTGATCTGCGGCGCGGGCAAGATCCTGCAGACGCCGAAGGCGGCCACGTTCTGCCTGTCGCAGCGGGCCGAGCACATCTGGGAGGGCGTCTCCTCGGCGACCACCCGTTCGCGGCCGATCATCAACACCCGCGACGAGCCGCACGCGGACGCGGAGAAGTACCGCCGCCTGCACGTCATCGTGGGCGATTCGAACATGGCCGAGACCACCACCATGCTCAAGGTCGGCACCGCCGCCCTGGTGCTGGAGATGATCGAGGCGGGCGTCTCGTTCCGTGACTTCGCCCTGGACAACCCGATTCGCGCGATCCGGGAGGTCAGCCACGACCTGACCGGTCGCCGTCCGGTGCGGCTGGCGGGCGGCCGGCAGGCCAGCGCCCTCGACATCCAGCGCGAGTACTACGCCCGCGCGGTCGAACATCTGCGCAACCGGGACCGGGATCCGCAGATCGACCAGGTCGTCGACCTGTGGGGCCGCACCCTCGACGCGGTCGAGGCGCAGGACTTCGCGAAGGTGGACACCGAGATCGACTGGGTGATCAAGCGCAAGCTGTTCCAGCGCTACCAGGACCGCTACAGCATGGAGCTGTCCGATCCGAAGATCGCCCAGCTGGACCTGGCCTACCACGACATCAAGCGCGGCCGCGGCGTGTTCGACCTGCTGCAGCGCAAGGGGCTGGCCAAGCGGATCACCGAGGACGAGGCCGTGGACGCCGCGGTCGACACCCCGCCGCAGACCACCCGGGCCAAACTGCGCGGCGATTTCATCACCGCGGCGCAGGAGGCGGGCCGCGACTTCACCGTCGACTGGGTGCACCTCAAGTTGAACGATCAGGCGCAGCGCACGGTCCTGTGCAAGGACCCGTTCCGCTCGGTCGACGAACGCGTGGATCGGCTGATCGCCTCCATGTAG